AATCCTACTTTTTCACCTTGTTTTCTTAATTGATCAACCATTATTCTTAAAGTACTGCAGATAGATCCCATAGCTACAAAGATAATTTCAGCATCTTCTGTTTTATAAGTTTCAATAAGTCCGTATTTTCTTCCAAATTTCTCTGCAAATTCATCACAAGTTTCTTGAATTACTTCTAAAGAGTTATCCATAGCTACTTGTATGTCGTATCTTGCTTCAAGGTAGTAATCTGGATCAGCTAATGTACCAACAGACATTGGTTCATTTGGATCTAAGTATGAATGTTTTGGTTTATATGGAGGTAAAAATTCATCTACAGCTTTTTCATCTGGAATTTCAACTGGTTCTACTGTATGAGTTAATATAAATCCATCTAAACATACCATTGATGGAAGTAATACTTTAGGATTTTCTGAAATTTTATATGCCATTAGAGTAGTGTCTAATGCTTCTTGTGCATTTTCAACATAAATTTGTAACCAACCAGAATCTCTTTGTGCAATTGAATCTTGTTGATCGTTCCAAATATTCAAAGGTGCAGAAATTGCTCTGTTTGCATCTGCTAAAACGATTGGGGTTCTCATACCTGCTGCTGCGAACAATATTTCATGCATTAACATTAATCCTTGTGATGATGTAGCTGTAAATACTCTTACGCCTGCACCACTAGCTCCGACAGCTGCACTAATTGCACTATGTTCGGATTCTACTTTTACA
The sequence above is drawn from the Methanobrevibacter oralis genome and encodes:
- the porA gene encoding pyruvate synthase subunit PorA gives rise to the protein MTKEVMTANKAVAEAVRLAKPQVIPVYPITPQTTISEYLAQYVADERINAKYVKVESEHSAISAAVGASGAGVRVFTATSSQGLMLMHEILFAAAGMRTPIVLADANRAISAPLNIWNDQQDSIAQRDSGWLQIYVENAQEALDTTLMAYKISENPKVLLPSMVCLDGFILTHTVEPVEIPDEKAVDEFLPPYKPKHSYLDPNEPMSVGTLADPDYYLEARYDIQVAMDNSLEVIQETCDEFAEKFGRKYGLIETYKTEDAEIIFVAMGSICSTLRIMVDQLRKQGEKVGLLKVRTYRPFPAETINEAVKNCDKLAVLDKNVTFGIGGALYTDIKSKIHKDAYGFIVGLGGRDITPDTILEIYEKAKNPEKEVSWIGLKEE